The Ipomoea triloba cultivar NCNSP0323 chromosome 14, ASM357664v1 region ATGCGATAATAACTACGTCGACTGGTGCCAAAATTGTTTGGATCCGCTGCCAAGAAAGATCCCACGTAGTCTCCTATCTGACGAATGAATTCACTAGAAGCATAGACAGAAGGCAGATCGTGTATCTGGATCCAAAAAGGGATGGAGTCCAAACATACATCCTCCGGACGCACACCCTCTGGGACTTCCTTGCACACTAGCATATTATTTTCGAATGACCAAGGCCCATCATCTAACACACGCCGCATATCTTTAGGGTGTGGAAATTGAAACAGGAAAAGATTTTCTTCAAGCGGGAGAGTAACCATCCCCATCATAGGACGCCATACTGAAGCAAGGACCTGCTGCATGTGGTCAAACTTAACCAGACGATCGGTGAGGAAGCGACCAACAACATCCCAATGTGTGACGACATCCGAAACTGCATTAGGGTCGGGTGCCTCAAGGCTCcccgcctcctcctcctctatCGTGAGCTCTGAACACTTAACAATGATGTCACTAGTGTCCATAATCCCAGAAGAAAAGGACAATACCAGACAGAGACGAAAAAACAGACAGTAAAACGATGCAGACAAGCAACAAAGCTGAGGGAAAACCCTAGAAAACCTAGGGAGAATACTCTCTAAGAAGAAACCCTAGAGAGAGCGCCACGTTTTTGTAACAGCTTGAGTTATTCATCCTTATTATCTATTCATGAAGCTTTGTCCTTTTATAATGATTTGTTGGAGCCTTTGGTTTGCTCATAATGACAAACTttggaataataaaaatactcaTGCTTTGCTTATTATGGAAAAAGGCAAACAATTTTATGAGATTGTCACTTATGCAACAAAATGGACTAAACCACAATCGAGTTGGCTCAAGATTAATGTGGATTCAGCTATCAACACCAATATTAGtacaaaaaaatacatacacTACACCTATAAATGCCTTTCCGCTgaaaaaattgccattttggtccaatgactattgtagtagtgttaattgctatccgcgactttcaaaaatgttaattgcgtaccttgactatgcattttttatcaattttgatcatgCCGGCCAAAAGTGGccgaaaaattttaaaggaGAAAATATTAAGGGCAGTTTAgtcattttactttttctttctttcttctccgACTTGAAGCAAAAAGTCACCGTGGCTCCGCTAGAGCTGGTGGCGCAAACCCTCACTACCAAGGCGGAATTCAATTTCACAAGTCCAAAGGTCAACACATACTAAAAAATCCTATGTTAGTTAACACAATCGTCGAGAAATCTGGCATCAAACCAACCGACGTCATCCTCGAAATCGGTCCTGGTACTGATAACTTGACTAAGAAGCTTCTAGAAGCCGGAAAGTCAGTCAGAGCTGTCGAGCTTGACCCTCGTATGGTTCTCGAGTTGCAACGGAGAAGCAGGAGGGTGCAGAGACGTGGtcggagaagaaagaagaaaaagtaaaatgactaaattgcccTTAATTATTTTCTCCTTCAAAATTTTCCAGCAActtttggccggcaatttgaccggcgtgaccaaaattgataaaaaatgcatagtcaaggtacgcaattaacattttttgaaagtcgcggataccaattaacactactacaatagtcattggaccaaaatggcaattttctcctTTCCGCTACACCTCTACGGATGGAAGTGACTCTAAAAGTCCTTGGCTTTCCGCTACACCTCTACAGGTGTAgcgtaaaatattttttttaattaaaaaaacatgtatatatatattctactgATGGAGGCAAAACATTTTTGGTAATTAAAAATCTTGGCCATTAAGTAATGATATACAACTAAAGTCACAATGCAAGCAATATAACAAAGGAACAACAGCATGGGGTtaaacaaagcaaagaagaAGATAACACATAAGCAGCACCGTCTCCCAATTATAAAGCATGTGCCCCCAAGAAGCTCTCAAACACCTGACAGATACGCATTTATGTTTCGATCATTCAAAACCCAAGCATATAGAACAAGTTGTTGCAAGCAGACCAACATCAGCAACAACTCAACAACTCTTAGTATTAACTGCAAGCTCACCTCCTCTCCAGGCTGACCAAGTACTAAAACCTATAACATAGTGAGTAGATGTCATGCAAACAAGCTAAGGGCAAAAATACCAACTTGGACTGCATATTCTATAATCACCTTAATACgaggaattaaaaaatttcttGGAACAAGTAAGCCTGTTGAGGTAGCATATTCTTGAGCAGCTAAAAGCTTTGCCTGTGTAAAGCGGATACCTTCAACAAAAAGTGCCAACCAAAAAGGCAGTGGATAATCACTTAACTGTTGAAGATATAGAAACAAGGACCTCCACTGCATATAATAAATTTGCACCAAGGTTAATACCATCCTGtgaaaataatgattgaatAATGTCACAATTAGACCAGCATAACTCATACAACAAATGGGGTTAAAATGTAATATGACGTACAGACAAAAGGATTCACATATAAATGTTATTGAATAACCTTTGTGATTTCAAAGAAAAAGCTCAAGACTTTCTCAACTTCCAAAGATCTGGTTTTGCTGCTAAGCTTCAATTTTTCAATATCTATTACAAATGCTCTTCccacaacaaaagaaaaatatatgtgTTTCTACTAACCTGTAAGACCGTTCGAGTTTGGTTTATAATCACCATTCAccataagattaaaaaaataaaaaataaaaataaataaataaataacagtAAAATTCCCATTCATAGTTAGAAGTAATGAAACATTAACTCAAAATTACATTGCACAAAAGAAAGGGAAGTATccaagaaatatataatttctttacaatttcttaagaagaaaataaataaagttcaCAGTTATATAGCAGATGattaaacaaattattaacTCAGAATTGACCtgtacaaaacaaaatataaggATCCATGAAAAGTCAACTAGTTTTATAATTTgttaaggaaataaatatatctctatatgataaattttttttctggtgtacttatatagttatatctCACAGAtgatattattaaacaaaatatcaaCTGCAAAGTAAACTGTATGTACAAAAGGCAAGGATATAAgcaaagtcaaaaaaaaaaaaaaaaaaaaaaaaaaaacctttgctGTGGAGTACTTGATaacagaataaataaataaatatatctaagaatgtaaatgtaaatgaaattgaaaacaCAAATTCTTAAACTGCAACTTTATCCGGTCATCATTTCAACTTAGGAGAATATTCTAGTACacttaaatttaaatgtcataaAAAGAATGACACACTACAGGGAAATAAGCTAAGAAGACGCAAAAATTACTCCCTTACTTGGTAATTAATTGAGCTACATCTGCCTGATTCTTCACTAATTTACAGAAAGCATCAACAGTCATAGTCATAATCAAggctttttccttttcctgccCAAAGAAAGAACACTATGATGTTGTCCAGTGTAtgaattgataaaattaaacttcTCTTTATGCAAACTAAGAAAAGCCTTTTCCGAACTTGAAGAGTGGAACTCTTCCCAATATCTCTTGAAGTCCAATTCCAGTTCTCGTTTGCCTCTGTTTTCAAGGTCAGAGGTGAAACAAAGAGAAAtataaatcaatatatttaagtAACTAAAGTAAGTGATGAAAATTtcacaatttaattttcttccTCTCATAGATTCACTTGCAGATTATTATAATGCATAATTCATAATTCAGAGCATCAAGCAAGGTGATCAAGTAAATACTTTCAAATAGCATTTTGGCTCAAGGGAAATCTTTAGCATTTACATATAAACACTTGAGCGGTCTATCATTCTCCGCTCCTACAAGAGAAGCATTTGTAAGATTATAAAATATGAGAGTACCTATGTACAGGACATAGAGGGAGTGTAAAAGACCTGCAGTGGAGCAAGCTTTGTCTTCTTCTGAGCAATGTCTGAGAAAGAACAACTGGTACCCCAATTTTTTATACTGTGAAACCCAGAGTATCTAAAATGCATGCCACAAAAGATGATGCCCCAAGCAGGCCTCAGTTCACTGTGTGGAAAATAGTAAACGCTCCTGGCTATTTCCTCACCATCCAGAAGATTCAGAATCTCCTGCACTTCAATCACTTAAGCTTTAGTACTTAGTAGCCAAGTAAAGATTTCGTAAGTAGGCATCTGAGCACCATTTATAAACCAAATAAGTAATCAATAACATTGACTTTCCATTACAAATATCTGAAGTAAAGATTTCAGAACACGACTTAATAGCAACAACAATCTCTTTAATGACCACAAAGGTCTGACCATTTTAATTTACTTAGCCCATGAGTGGGGATGCGCGTATAAATCAATAATCATACTACTCTaaatctgaaaattattttatcaagTACAAAAAGGGTTGATAATGACATTTTAAACAAACCTGAATGTTAGAAGAATTTCATTGAACATGTTGAGGACAGTGGCAAATCTATTTTccttaaatagtaaaaatacaatACCTGGTTGATCCTATTGAGCATAAGACAGAGTTGGGCTCCGTCACCGTCAATCCCTCCGGCAGActgttgttttcttctttaactTCTAAAACAAAAGATAGAAATTAGTGGGCTATCTTCATCTTTTTTTctagaagaagaggaagaaacatCTGTATGAGCCCAAACCTACCTGGCCAACTAAAGGCTCAATAGGTAGCCATTGGAGCGCTCAATCTGGATTTCAACATCCCTGCGGCGGTCGCGAAGGGTTTTGTGGACGGCATCTTTGCGAAATAAATAACCAAATATttgaaatacataaataaaagtTCGAAATTAGACTTACCGGCAGCTCCTGCGGATAAAGGGCAGCTCCTGAGGCTTCGACGGTGGCGTCGGAAGGCAGCTTCGGTGGAGGAAGAGCGGCGACGGCGTCGGCTGTGGCCATAATAAGGCGATGGAGAAGAGAGGGAAAGGCAGAGATCTGTTGGCGCTCGAAAATGGCGAGGAGAGCAGatctgatttttatttttaattagagtcaattccttttttgtcctagacttatagtggcatggacaattttagtcctccataaaaaatttAGACAATTTGTAGACACAATTATCGTGAcgaggacaattttggtcctctgTCTATTATTTCGTTAGATGGCCGTATGAAAAGGGGTAATCGCGTCATTTCATCCTTCTCTCTATTCTATCCCTGCTCCAGGCGCCTCCCCCGCGGGCTTTCTCGCTGTTTGTTACGCTACCTCCGTTGCGTCCCCGGCCGAGAAGCCATCAGCCAAGCCTTTGTTTAGAAATGAGCCGACGAGGAAGATCACCGATGAGTTCACTGGTGCCGGATCGATTGGGCAAGTCTGCCAAGTTATTGGAGCCTTCGTGGACGTCAGATTCGATGAGGGATTGCTTCCGATCCTCTCTCGAGGTGCTCGACAACCAAATCAGGGTCGTGCTCGAGGTGGCGCAGCACTTGGGTGAGAACATGGTGAGGACAATTGCTATGGATGGTACTGAAGGGCTTGTTTGTGGTCAACACCCGCTCTCCTATCACTGTGACTTATCTGAAGTTGTTCCCTCTTTTTATTATTTCCAAAGGTCGTTGGTTTGTTGTCTgggtttgattttatttttttaaaaaaaataattttgaccCTTTAACATAATAAGGATTTGGTTTTACAATGTGAAGACCTTTTACTATTCAAATTGTTTTAGAACTTGAATTCGAATAATTGATCCATTCAAAGATCACATTTCCTTgtcatataaaaataattatttaaatatgagAATTTGGTTGTGTTTTGATCAATTTGGGCGTCTGAGTTTTATCCTATTGTATTGGATTAGGGTAATCTGTCAGATCTTGgaattgggttttttttttccgacgAGTGCGGCGGCGACGGGGATAATGACTTTGGGAGGGTGGTGCTGTCAAGTGCTTTACAGTTTGATGATTTTATTCCCAACATAGAAACAAAGAAGCCTTGCAGAGAGATTTCGTTTCCCAGTTATGATAAGTCTCTTCTGGAATCCTTCCCTCAAGATGTTCTGGTGAGTTTAGAACTCAATTTGCATTTTAtctatatgaatatgaataagaactttcttttaatttgtttcttctgTAACTTGTTGCAGATTAGGATAATTCTTGGACTTGATCATGATGATTTGAGCAGGTTGTTTCATGTCTCCAAGACCATTCGAGAAGTGGCTGGTAAGCCTCATCAATTTTGGGAAATTAAGAATTTTGATTGATTGTTGCAATGGTACTGACATGGTTCttgtttgttgttatttttcGTTCTTCCAACTAAAGATGGAAGAAGAATCTCTGAGCTCTTCACTTGAAAAGCTTGACATTGTTGCTGTCATCATGAAATGGATAATGGATATATTATTGCTGAATTGACAGAAATATCCCTCATTTAGACGGTCAACTAACAGAATAAtagacggaggactaaaattgtccccgTCACGATAACTGTGTCCATAAATTGTCTAATTTTTTTATggaagactaaaattgtccatgccactataagtctaggaccaaaaaaggaattgactcttttaattaaaattaaaattttccctttTAACTTTTGTGGGTGCGGTagaaagtaataatataataaaggaataagggccaaattgatCATTGAACATAACGCCAAAGTGTAATCAAGCC contains the following coding sequences:
- the LOC116004179 gene encoding uncharacterized protein LOC116004179 isoform X2, which produces MLNRINQEILNLLDGEEIARSVYYFPHSELRPAWGIIFCGMHFRYSGFHSIKNWGTSCSFSDIAQKKTKLAPLQEKEKALIMTMTVDAFCKLVKNQADVAQLITKMVLTLVQIYYMQWRSLFLYLQQLSDYPLPFWLALFVEGIRFTQAKLLAAQEYATSTGLLVPRNFLIPRIKVLVLGQPGEEVFESFLGAHAL
- the LOC116004179 gene encoding uncharacterized protein LOC116004179 isoform X1 — protein: MLNRINQEILNLLDGEEIARSVYYFPHSELRPAWGIIFCGMHFRYSGFHSIKNWGTSCSFSDIAQKKTKLAPLQEKEKALIMTMTVDAFCKLVKNQADVAQLITKMVLTLVQIYYMQWRSLFLYLQQLSDYPLPFWLALFVEGIRFTQAKLLAAQEYATSTGLLVPRNFLIPRIKVLVLGQPGEEVSLQLILRVVELLLMLVCLQQLVLYAWVLNDRNINAYLSGV
- the LOC116004179 gene encoding uncharacterized protein LOC116004179 isoform X3 — translated: MHFRYSGFHSIKNWGTSCSFSDIAQKKTKLAPLQEKEKALIMTMTVDAFCKLVKNQADVAQLITKMVLTLVQIYYMQWRSLFLYLQQLSDYPLPFWLALFVEGIRFTQAKLLAAQEYATSTGLLVPRNFLIPRIKVLVLGQPGEEVSLQLILRVVELLLMLVCLQQLVLYAWVLNDRNINAYLSGV
- the LOC116003921 gene encoding F-box protein At1g61340-like, which encodes MNVEILSYWSHLQLTRLKLLFLTWLLRKRLDRMGNLSDLGIGFFFSDECGGDGDNDFGRVVLSSALQFDDFIPNIETKKPCREISFPSYDKSLLESFPQDVLIRIILGLDHDDLSRLFHVSKTIREMEEESLSSSLEKLDIVAVIMKWIMDILLLN